Part of the Spinacia oleracea cultivar Varoflay chromosome 5, BTI_SOV_V1, whole genome shotgun sequence genome, TCCCAACCATGCCTTCATTGCAACCAAACATTGCTTGCTGTAGGAACATTCAAAGAACGGATGATGATGATCCTCATCCTTCTGTCCACAAATTAAACAACTTGCAGAGCTGCTGATACCAATTTTAGCCATTTTAGCTGTAGTTTGCAACCTGGATTGGATTGCTAGCCAAGAAATAAACCTGTGCTTTGGGGTATTAAGCCTATTCCACACCAATCTGTCCCAATGGACCTTAGGTCTATTGCCTGCCAGCTTGTTATAGACTTGCTTCACAGAATATTTAGACATTGCACCAAATTCTGCTTCAGTAAACACCAGTTTTAGCTTCTCTTTAGTACTGCATACCTATTTCCAATACCAGCTAGCTGTATTGTTAGGCTGATAATCCCACCATTCCCCATCCTTTAAGTAAACTGAGGTAACCCACTTAATCCAGACATTGTCCTGTTTAGTGGCCAAAGCCCAAACATATTTGCCTATACTAGCAATATTCCATAACAGGACATCTCTAAATCCCAATCCACCACTCTACTTGTCACAACAAATTCTTTCCCAGGCAGTGCTGCTTGGTTTACTA contains:
- the LOC130461567 gene encoding uncharacterized protein, with translation MGNGGIISLTIQLAEFGAMSKYSVKQVYNKLAGNRPKVHWDRLVWNRLNTPKHRFISWLAIQSRLQTTAKMAKIGISSSASCLICGQKDEDHHHPFFECSYSKQCLVAMKAWLGINTTAVDLHQLYRSTKHGRHSKFRKQVYYAAIVALVYLIWRCKNTSLWDQLVPAVKVTVGTLKQTVKSRIQAILPKYVNRKDNSWFVSL